One window of the Leucobacter komagatae genome contains the following:
- a CDS encoding AAA family ATPase, translated as MRIRKLDIEGFGPFRDRQVLDFVAAASGGILLISGRTGAGKSSLLDAVSFALYGAVPRYDGMVSRVRSDHSAPAKPTLVRLEFEVAGERYLIERSPEYTRPAKRGGGTTTQKTEARLWRWDDASSDWLGLASRPVDVAAELSPVLRLNHDQFLQVVMLSQGGFQRFLRAADDERQATLRTLFQTGRYADIEGELVERRKALDGAAKESEARIDALIGGLEAAIARDAADSDSVESSLGLAEGLENPEVLTVLQRRERVGRAVEALAQRAAGLGSRSAEDRAAQRTAASDLDGARALRARQERLAQAEEKRAALATRAEDVRSARAEVEAAERAAIVAAELRKLDGARAAEAAAAAQWAETWGRLKETHEEFAQESSASSNDAEASVRSVLPPQRSSRLSGDEPWAETREALANDQDQVARLLGSLADARDDEARHAGLLAELTGAREELGAVTTDHREEQVSLAALPARIAELRTERAPAAETAAGLDRCVADLGRATTKRTAADAVTGLETRLEAAHTRSANCAIEAATAAAAVSDLLTRRIAGMAGELADALMEGEPCAVCGSTTHPAPASHADPVTPEAVEEAEAQRAASQTRLDAAREAERQIEAELSAERSTSEGATPDEAASAVSVAAEALEAARAAGKRVSEIDAQLLLAEEETAKRAARVADLGARVASLTSSIQAREAQAVELAEELGSARGSYASIDARTEHLEVLARALAECARSGAERDAAQTATASARERVADALLAQGFITPGFDHSDIEVGIVAVKAAVREAAKIEALRRSVREYDDETQRNAGELAAADLQDLDTRPLDLDGLAAIAAAAEARAEASLASFAAAERIAAEHEATLQSVDREIAGFAVAGEELLRLRRLADTVQGKDPNTKRMRLEVFVLAARLEAIVAAANRRLATMVGGRYRLAHDDGPRARGRQSGLGLAVIDEYTGHARTTDSLSGGESFLASLALALGLADVVTAESGGLELDTLFVDEGFGSLDPDALDQALATLDGLREGGRTVALISHVSELKERLAGGLEVVADGQGVSRLRGDGVLPSDSPTPHD; from the coding sequence ATGAGGATCCGGAAGCTTGATATCGAGGGCTTTGGTCCGTTTCGCGACCGCCAGGTGCTCGACTTTGTGGCCGCCGCGAGCGGCGGCATCCTCCTGATCTCTGGGCGCACGGGCGCGGGGAAGTCGAGCTTGCTTGACGCCGTGAGCTTCGCCCTTTATGGGGCGGTGCCGCGATACGACGGCATGGTATCGAGGGTGCGCTCCGACCATTCGGCGCCGGCGAAGCCAACGCTCGTGCGCCTCGAGTTTGAGGTCGCGGGGGAGCGCTACCTGATCGAACGCAGCCCTGAGTACACTCGTCCAGCCAAGCGCGGCGGCGGCACAACGACGCAGAAGACCGAGGCCCGGCTCTGGCGCTGGGACGACGCCTCGTCAGACTGGCTTGGCCTTGCTTCGCGACCGGTCGACGTTGCCGCAGAACTCAGCCCAGTGCTCAGGCTCAACCACGACCAGTTCCTGCAAGTAGTCATGCTGTCCCAGGGCGGTTTCCAGCGGTTCCTCCGTGCCGCAGACGACGAGCGGCAGGCGACGCTGCGCACGCTGTTCCAAACTGGGCGGTACGCGGATATCGAGGGGGAGCTCGTTGAGCGTCGCAAAGCCCTCGACGGAGCCGCGAAAGAGAGCGAAGCACGAATTGATGCCCTCATCGGAGGCCTCGAAGCCGCTATTGCGCGCGACGCTGCCGACTCTGATTCAGTGGAGTCGTCCCTGGGGCTGGCGGAAGGCCTGGAAAACCCGGAAGTCTTGACAGTGCTGCAGCGGCGTGAGCGCGTCGGGCGTGCGGTCGAAGCGCTCGCACAGCGTGCCGCGGGTCTGGGCTCTCGGTCTGCCGAAGATCGGGCAGCGCAGCGTACCGCGGCGTCAGACCTCGACGGTGCCCGCGCCTTGCGCGCGCGGCAAGAACGCCTCGCTCAGGCGGAGGAGAAGCGGGCTGCGCTCGCCACGCGGGCCGAAGACGTACGCTCTGCGAGGGCGGAGGTCGAGGCCGCGGAGCGGGCGGCGATCGTCGCCGCTGAGCTTCGAAAGCTTGACGGGGCTCGCGCTGCTGAGGCTGCGGCCGCTGCGCAGTGGGCGGAGACCTGGGGGCGCCTCAAGGAAACGCACGAGGAGTTCGCCCAAGAATCGTCGGCGAGTTCAAACGACGCCGAGGCTTCGGTGCGATCGGTTCTGCCTCCGCAGCGCTCAAGTCGGCTCTCCGGCGACGAGCCCTGGGCCGAGACGAGAGAGGCGCTCGCGAATGATCAGGATCAGGTCGCGAGGCTCCTCGGATCCCTCGCTGACGCCCGCGACGACGAGGCACGTCACGCCGGGCTGCTTGCCGAGCTGACAGGAGCGCGCGAGGAACTCGGCGCCGTCACTACTGACCACAGGGAAGAACAGGTCTCGCTGGCGGCGCTACCAGCTCGGATCGCCGAGCTGCGAACGGAGCGAGCCCCGGCGGCGGAAACCGCCGCAGGCCTTGACCGCTGCGTGGCCGACCTCGGGCGCGCCACGACCAAACGCACGGCCGCGGATGCGGTGACCGGCCTCGAGACGCGACTCGAAGCGGCCCATACGCGCTCCGCCAACTGCGCGATCGAGGCCGCTACCGCAGCTGCCGCGGTCAGTGACCTTCTAACGCGTCGCATTGCGGGGATGGCGGGCGAGCTCGCCGACGCGCTCATGGAGGGCGAGCCGTGCGCAGTTTGCGGGTCGACGACGCACCCCGCGCCCGCGTCGCACGCCGACCCTGTGACACCCGAAGCCGTTGAAGAGGCCGAAGCGCAGCGCGCCGCCTCCCAAACTCGCCTTGACGCAGCCCGCGAGGCGGAGCGCCAGATCGAGGCGGAGCTCTCGGCCGAACGCTCAACCAGCGAGGGGGCCACACCTGACGAGGCCGCTTCAGCTGTCAGCGTGGCAGCGGAAGCACTCGAGGCCGCGCGTGCCGCGGGCAAACGTGTCTCCGAGATCGACGCGCAGCTGCTTCTGGCCGAGGAGGAAACAGCAAAACGGGCCGCGAGAGTCGCAGACCTCGGGGCGAGAGTCGCATCGCTCACAAGCTCGATCCAGGCTCGCGAAGCCCAGGCAGTTGAACTCGCGGAAGAGCTTGGCTCTGCGCGGGGCAGCTACGCCAGCATCGATGCGAGAACTGAACACCTTGAGGTTCTGGCGCGCGCGCTCGCGGAGTGCGCTCGAAGCGGTGCTGAACGTGACGCCGCCCAGACCGCAACCGCGAGTGCGCGCGAGCGGGTTGCTGACGCGCTCCTTGCCCAGGGCTTCATCACCCCGGGCTTTGATCATTCTGACATCGAGGTCGGCATCGTCGCGGTCAAGGCTGCCGTTCGCGAGGCGGCCAAGATCGAAGCGCTTCGCCGCAGTGTCCGGGAATACGACGACGAGACGCAGCGGAACGCGGGTGAGCTGGCGGCTGCCGACCTCCAAGACCTTGATACGCGCCCGCTCGACCTCGACGGGCTTGCAGCGATCGCCGCAGCAGCGGAAGCGCGAGCGGAGGCATCGCTGGCGAGCTTCGCAGCTGCGGAGCGCATCGCCGCCGAGCACGAAGCGACGCTTCAGTCCGTTGACCGCGAGATTGCGGGGTTCGCGGTGGCGGGGGAGGAACTCTTGCGGCTGCGGCGCCTCGCCGACACGGTGCAGGGGAAAGACCCGAACACGAAGCGGATGCGTCTCGAAGTCTTTGTACTCGCGGCCCGTCTCGAAGCCATCGTTGCTGCGGCGAACCGGCGCCTCGCAACAATGGTGGGCGGCCGCTACAGGCTCGCGCACGACGACGGCCCTCGCGCGCGCGGCAGGCAGTCTGGTCTTGGGCTCGCAGTGATCGACGAGTACACGGGACATGCGCGCACAACTGACTCGCTTTCAGGAGGCGAGAGCTTCCTCGCCTCCCTAGCGCTTGCGCTCGGGCTGGCCGACGTCGTCACTGCTGAGTCTGGTGGCCTCGAACTCGATACGCTATTCGTTGACGAAGGGTTCGGTTCGCTTGACCCCGACGCGCTCGACCAAGCGCTCGCAACGCTTGACGGGCTGCGCGAGGGCGGCCGGACGGTCGCGCTCATTAGTCACGTGTCGGAGCTGAAGGAGCGGCTCGCAGGTGGCCTGGAAGTGGTCGCTGACGGCCAAGGCGTGAGCCGGCTGCGCGGCGACGGCGTGCTCCCATCCGATTCGCCAACACCTCACGACTGA
- a CDS encoding DEAD/DEAH box helicase has protein sequence MSLARQLDEMNRTGGAATADETFAVFEEWAWEERGLRLYPAQEEAILGMTLGSNVVLATPTGTGKSLVALGAHFAALAEGRRTVYTAPIKALVSEKFFELVAVFGADRVGMITGDTSINPDAPIICCTAEILANLALRDREANGITQVVMDEFHFYADPDRGWAWQVPLLLMEDAQFLLMSATLGDVTELADDLSRRTGRDTELVTGVERPVPLEFTYAVAPTHEVIEQLVEDRETPAYLVHFNQSHAVEQAQALASIKLVDRAGRDEIAAAIGAFRFSAGFGQTLSRLVRSGIGVHHAGMLPKYRRLVEQLAQRGLLKVICGTDTLGVGINVPIRTVVITALTKYDGEKMRRLSAREFHQIAGRAGRAGFDTEGDVIALAPEFEVENARAAAKAAAKASGGKKAKPAKKKSPPQGFVAWTEQTLDKLVAASPEPLVSRMRITHSMVLGVIGRGEQYEGDALDTLRTLVFDSHEPRAAQFAHARTAIEIFRTLVRGGIVESYIDGRGQRLLRLTVELQANFALNQPLSPFALAALELLDPDSPSYALDAISVIEATLEDPRAIVRAQEHRARGEAIGAMKADGIEYEERMELLEEITHPQPLAELLGEAFEEYVKEVPWARDYELRPKSVVRDMIERAFGFRDLVNYYGLGRAEGGVLRYLSDAYRALERTMPEAAKTEELDEIIDWLGELVRQVDSSLVDEWTELANPDVAAELAARHGSEDAALVGPPPARSLLANQRAFMVMVRNALFRRVQAAAFEHYDELETLDAPHGFGVQKWRDALDGYFTEYDEIRVDGDARAAGLLTLDKQAEQAGTWEFRQVLLDPDGDKDWGIEGEIDLAASELEGEPVVRVNRVGPTA, from the coding sequence ATGAGCCTCGCTCGCCAGCTCGACGAGATGAACCGCACAGGCGGTGCCGCGACAGCGGATGAGACGTTCGCGGTGTTCGAGGAGTGGGCGTGGGAAGAGCGCGGGCTGCGCTTGTACCCGGCCCAGGAGGAAGCGATCCTCGGGATGACACTCGGGTCGAACGTCGTCCTCGCTACTCCAACGGGAACCGGCAAGTCGCTTGTAGCGCTCGGCGCGCACTTCGCCGCGCTCGCCGAGGGCCGACGCACCGTGTACACGGCGCCCATCAAAGCGCTCGTGAGCGAGAAGTTCTTCGAACTCGTTGCTGTGTTCGGTGCTGACCGGGTCGGCATGATTACGGGCGACACGTCCATCAACCCCGACGCGCCGATTATCTGCTGCACCGCCGAGATTCTCGCAAACCTCGCACTGCGCGACCGCGAGGCAAACGGGATCACCCAGGTGGTGATGGACGAGTTCCACTTCTACGCTGACCCCGACCGCGGCTGGGCGTGGCAGGTGCCCCTCCTGCTCATGGAAGACGCGCAGTTCCTGCTCATGTCGGCGACGCTGGGCGACGTCACGGAGCTCGCCGACGACCTGAGCCGCCGCACCGGGCGCGACACTGAACTCGTGACCGGCGTCGAGCGGCCAGTGCCGCTCGAGTTTACGTACGCCGTGGCGCCCACACACGAGGTCATCGAACAGCTCGTGGAAGACCGGGAGACTCCCGCGTACCTCGTGCACTTCAACCAGTCGCACGCTGTCGAACAGGCCCAAGCACTCGCGAGCATCAAGCTCGTCGACCGCGCCGGGCGCGACGAGATTGCGGCGGCCATTGGAGCATTCCGTTTCTCAGCGGGGTTCGGCCAGACGCTCTCGCGACTCGTGCGTTCGGGCATCGGGGTGCATCACGCGGGCATGCTGCCCAAGTACCGGAGGCTCGTCGAGCAGTTGGCGCAGCGCGGCCTGCTCAAGGTCATCTGCGGCACGGACACGCTCGGGGTCGGGATCAACGTGCCGATCCGCACCGTCGTCATCACCGCGCTCACGAAGTACGACGGCGAGAAGATGCGTCGCCTGTCAGCGCGCGAGTTCCACCAGATTGCCGGTCGGGCCGGCCGGGCGGGCTTTGACACCGAGGGCGACGTGATCGCGCTCGCGCCCGAGTTCGAGGTGGAGAACGCGCGCGCGGCAGCGAAGGCCGCGGCAAAGGCGAGCGGTGGTAAGAAGGCCAAGCCCGCGAAGAAGAAGTCGCCGCCGCAGGGGTTCGTCGCGTGGACTGAGCAGACTCTCGACAAGCTCGTCGCGGCGTCGCCGGAGCCGCTCGTAAGTCGCATGAGAATCACTCACTCGATGGTGCTCGGGGTCATCGGTCGCGGCGAACAGTACGAGGGCGACGCCCTCGACACGCTCCGCACGCTCGTCTTCGACAGCCACGAACCGAGGGCCGCTCAGTTCGCGCACGCCCGGACGGCGATCGAGATCTTCCGCACGCTCGTGCGCGGCGGCATCGTCGAGTCGTACATCGATGGCCGAGGGCAGCGGTTGTTGCGCCTCACCGTTGAGCTGCAGGCGAACTTTGCCCTCAACCAGCCGCTCTCGCCATTCGCGCTCGCGGCGCTTGAGCTCCTCGACCCCGATTCGCCAAGCTACGCGCTCGACGCGATCTCCGTCATTGAGGCAACGCTTGAGGATCCCCGCGCGATCGTGCGGGCCCAGGAGCACCGCGCCCGCGGCGAGGCCATCGGCGCGATGAAGGCTGACGGGATCGAATACGAGGAGCGGATGGAACTGCTCGAAGAGATCACCCACCCGCAGCCCCTCGCCGAACTGCTCGGTGAAGCCTTCGAGGAGTACGTCAAGGAGGTGCCGTGGGCGCGCGACTACGAGCTTCGGCCCAAGTCGGTCGTGCGCGACATGATCGAGCGCGCCTTCGGGTTCCGTGACCTGGTCAACTACTACGGACTCGGGCGGGCAGAGGGCGGCGTGCTGCGCTACTTGAGTGACGCCTACCGGGCGCTCGAGCGAACGATGCCCGAGGCTGCCAAGACAGAGGAACTCGACGAGATCATCGACTGGCTCGGTGAGCTCGTGCGCCAAGTCGACTCAAGCCTCGTTGACGAATGGACCGAGCTCGCGAACCCCGATGTGGCTGCTGAGCTTGCCGCGCGCCACGGCTCGGAGGATGCTGCGCTCGTCGGGCCGCCACCGGCGCGCTCGCTCCTTGCCAATCAGCGGGCCTTCATGGTCATGGTGCGCAACGCGCTCTTCCGCAGGGTGCAGGCTGCCGCATTTGAGCACTACGACGAGCTCGAAACGCTCGACGCGCCGCACGGGTTTGGGGTGCAGAAATGGCGTGACGCCCTCGACGGATACTTCACCGAGTACGACGAGATCCGGGTCGACGGCGACGCTCGGGCCGCTGGTCTGCTGACCCTCGACAAGCAGGCGGAGCAGGCGGGCACCTGGGAGTTCCGCCAAGTGCTGCTCGACCCCGACGGGGACAAAGACTGGGGGATCGAGGGTGAGATCGACCTGGCCGCGTCTGAACTCGAGGGCGAACCCGTCGTGCGAGTGAACCGCGTCGGCCCGACCGCCTGA
- the deoC gene encoding deoxyribose-phosphate aldolase yields MTPQALTPEHFLANADHTLLAPPTTAAELEAFLVDAVALGVKRVCVSPSLLPVDKRGLEIVTVVGFPSGVHKAEVKAFEAAQAVRDGADEVDMVVNPGLVHAGDWAGVEAEVRAVREASSGKVLKVIIESASLTDEQIVGCCRASEAAGADFVKTSTGFNAAGGASVHAVKVMADTVGGRLGVKASGGIRDAETARQLWAAGATRFGVSATGAIVAGWGSTETAADGGY; encoded by the coding sequence ATGACTCCCCAGGCACTGACCCCTGAACACTTCCTCGCGAACGCAGACCACACGCTGCTCGCCCCGCCGACAACCGCTGCAGAGCTCGAAGCGTTCCTCGTTGACGCGGTCGCGCTCGGCGTCAAGCGGGTCTGCGTAAGCCCTTCGCTGCTGCCTGTCGACAAGCGCGGGCTCGAGATCGTGACCGTCGTCGGGTTCCCGTCAGGCGTGCACAAGGCCGAGGTCAAAGCCTTCGAGGCGGCACAGGCCGTGCGCGATGGGGCCGACGAGGTCGACATGGTCGTGAACCCCGGCCTCGTCCACGCCGGTGACTGGGCCGGTGTCGAGGCTGAAGTCCGGGCTGTGCGCGAAGCGAGTAGTGGCAAGGTTCTCAAGGTCATCATCGAGAGCGCCTCGCTCACTGACGAGCAGATCGTCGGCTGCTGCCGCGCATCTGAGGCCGCGGGCGCGGACTTCGTGAAGACCTCCACCGGCTTCAATGCCGCTGGCGGAGCAAGCGTGCACGCCGTCAAGGTCATGGCAGACACCGTCGGTGGGCGCCTCGGAGTGAAAGCCTCTGGCGGTATCCGTGACGCCGAGACCGCGCGCCAGCTTTGGGCGGCCGGGGCGACCCGCTTTGGCGTTTCGGCAACCGGCGCGATCGTTGCGGGCTGGGGTTCCACGGAGACCGCAGCCGACGGCGGCTACTAG
- a CDS encoding GNAT family N-acetyltransferase translates to MTVEIRERRGPATAAHADIERAADELFRSHFGVLPWDEDAPEHAPHGHVERVFDAVDGATLVGFAKVIVAGEYLHLEQLSVSPDHGRRGIGGRLVGSVLSAAWSEGFEAVTLRTFADVPWNAPFYERYGFRVVEAVDTEFHAGLVETEAALGLMEHGARVHMLVARPKQVGP, encoded by the coding sequence GTGACGGTTGAGATCCGTGAGCGTCGCGGGCCTGCGACGGCGGCGCACGCGGACATCGAGCGTGCAGCCGACGAGCTGTTTCGTTCCCACTTCGGCGTACTTCCTTGGGATGAGGATGCGCCCGAGCACGCGCCGCACGGCCATGTCGAGCGTGTGTTCGACGCGGTCGACGGCGCGACGCTCGTCGGCTTCGCCAAGGTGATCGTCGCGGGGGAGTACCTCCACCTGGAACAATTGTCAGTCTCGCCTGACCACGGCAGGCGCGGCATCGGCGGCAGGCTGGTCGGTTCAGTGCTGTCGGCCGCCTGGTCTGAAGGATTTGAGGCAGTGACGCTGCGCACGTTCGCAGACGTTCCTTGGAATGCCCCCTTCTACGAGAGGTATGGGTTTCGCGTGGTTGAGGCCGTGGATACGGAGTTTCACGCGGGGCTTGTCGAGACCGAAGCGGCGCTCGGGTTGATGGAGCACGGGGCGCGAGTGCACATGCTCGTGGCCCGCCCGAAGCAGGTCGGCCCTTAG
- a CDS encoding IclR family transcriptional regulator: MRPQTASEKTLAVLEAALMNSRFTDIVEAAQLPKSTVHRILAMLISSGFITGDADRGFRAGRRFTLLAGHTLSTLDIVALAEPIVSELAASTQCTVHIGEAGADEVAFVFATESQRPYRVRSRAGRSAWLHSTGLGKAVLAHRSPAEVKDYAEQTGLPALTKATLTEVDSLVAELEQVQSRGYALDLEEHEVGTVCVSAPIFNHRGEPAYSLSISSLVVTHPDDSIERFAPSAVAAAAEISELLGARI, from the coding sequence ATGCGCCCCCAAACCGCGAGCGAGAAAACGCTTGCGGTGCTCGAAGCCGCACTCATGAACTCGAGGTTTACCGACATCGTCGAGGCCGCGCAGCTCCCCAAGTCGACGGTCCACCGGATCCTTGCGATGCTCATCTCCTCGGGCTTCATTACCGGAGACGCCGACCGCGGGTTCCGTGCAGGGCGCCGCTTCACGCTGCTCGCCGGGCACACTCTGTCAACGCTCGACATCGTCGCGCTGGCGGAGCCGATCGTCTCCGAGCTCGCCGCTTCAACCCAGTGCACCGTGCACATCGGAGAGGCCGGCGCCGACGAGGTCGCGTTCGTCTTTGCTACTGAGTCTCAGCGTCCGTACCGGGTGCGCTCGCGAGCTGGCAGGTCGGCGTGGCTTCACAGCACCGGTCTCGGGAAGGCAGTTCTCGCCCACCGGAGCCCCGCGGAAGTCAAAGACTACGCGGAGCAGACCGGGCTCCCAGCGCTCACCAAGGCGACGCTGACCGAGGTCGACTCCCTTGTTGCGGAGCTCGAGCAGGTGCAGTCACGCGGCTATGCCCTCGACCTCGAGGAGCACGAGGTCGGCACGGTTTGCGTCTCGGCGCCGATCTTCAACCACCGAGGCGAACCCGCGTACAGCCTCTCGATCTCTTCGCTCGTCGTCACCCATCCCGATGACTCGATTGAGCGGTTCGCCCCGAGCGCGGTCGCGGCCGCCGCGGAGATCTCCGAGCTGCTTGGCGCGCGCATCTAG
- a CDS encoding GntR family transcriptional regulator, with product MTSFAIAIDPASGTPPFRQLHNAVVSAVASGELAPGSRLPTVRGLAADLGLAANTVASAYRALEEAGVVEGRGRAGTFVTLGDDPIQARARELAHSTARALVELGVGRERATALIGEAFDALTPAGNE from the coding sequence ATGACGAGCTTTGCAATCGCCATCGACCCAGCCTCAGGGACCCCGCCGTTCCGGCAGCTGCACAACGCCGTCGTCTCGGCGGTAGCTTCGGGGGAACTCGCGCCGGGATCCCGCCTGCCCACCGTGCGCGGGCTCGCAGCCGACTTGGGCCTCGCAGCCAACACGGTCGCGAGCGCGTACCGCGCGCTTGAGGAGGCTGGCGTCGTCGAAGGGCGCGGCCGCGCTGGAACCTTTGTGACGCTGGGCGACGACCCCATCCAAGCGCGGGCGAGAGAACTCGCTCACAGCACGGCCCGGGCCCTCGTGGAACTTGGCGTCGGCCGCGAGCGCGCAACCGCGCTGATCGGCGAGGCGTTCGATGCGCTGACTCCGGCAGGCAACGAATAG